In Onychostoma macrolepis isolate SWU-2019 chromosome 04, ASM1243209v1, whole genome shotgun sequence, one DNA window encodes the following:
- the zgc:113263 gene encoding uncharacterized protein zgc:113263 isoform X3 produces MEVFRTVSLPPLVRVVISSDHTESGDPSESGADVDAQDKDDCHTSKTLSDPDTSCCTAKKRKFKVETEEREDEEDDDDQNWPITGAGYREKMNSYVDSFLGEELNQTHTKKTSKKSSKKKRDDSTDVSREFTFINHLGAYTEESSYQTSDASKVPWSEEETFSLIDIWGKDSVQRSLKDCARNRHIFNLISKKMFERGFTRTAEQCHTRIKRLKMSFRQCHENTMKGEKPEWKFYNVLEKILCCKGSTEQEDTVTDISIPEESSGQQAEDDTDWDVLGHVGLEGTRNIPWTDQETQTLIRIWGEDKTQRELRGVLQNGHIFAMISKKMAAHGYIRTAEQCQSRVKRLKLCFKQSYESKHIEGKEPVEFKFYKQMERIMANEEPCSSQIKEEESTDIEYQVYKYQEIETAMNCMDDRKKVAWSDAETLILLQLWGNEQVQQNLQRCPHNGHIYSEISEKLNAHGYLRSAEQCHTRIKRLKISYRQCRDSMSSPEAERVEFKFYDLMEDIFQRNDSSKGSGDNEAIKSESQDTCNSVDQTTSWSDSETVALIDVWAENEVQEALRGSVHNIHVFNDIAKKLNNQGFFKTPEQCRWKIKNLTKNFRQCYERKKCGIEKVDCKYYDKLEQVLGDEAFSMDVYDEDDQDAEYQQAAMVAVSESGRKMTWSDRETQALLDIWGDDRVQHSLMSCPKNRHIYRYISKRMMALGFNRTGVQCHSRVKRLKSQFYYDGREECKFYDQLERIILKDRTSESQDISELESITDSDSDSLALSKSLTADGPKLAWGDSETHTLISIWGSDAIQERLKGCVKRKPVFQQIAQVMAEKGYSRTDEQCRSRIKRLKASYRQCLDNYRNEGEQVEWKFFKQLNKIFEKYPLDDAETTTAQEPEAVGRKNPNRSAKAKSPV; encoded by the exons ATGGAAGTCTTCAGGACAGTG TCTCTCCCTCCGCTGGTTCGAGTCGTCATTTCCAGCGATCACACAGAATCCGGCGACCCGTCTGAATCAGGAGCCGATGTAGATGCTCAAGACAAAGATGATTGCCACACTTCTAAAACCTTGTCTGATCCCGATACGTCCTGCTGTACGGCTAAAAAGAGAAAATTCAAAGTAGAgacagaggagagagaggatgaagaggatgatgatgatcagaATTGGCCAATCACAGGTGCCGGATATAGAGAAAAGATGAACAGTTACGTTGACAGCTTTCTTGGTGAAGAGCTGAATCAGACACACACTAAAAAAACCTCTAAAAAATCCTCTAAAAAGAAAAGAGACGACAGTACAGACGTGTCCAGAGAGTTCACATTTATCAATCATTTGGGTGCATACACAG AAGAGTCTTCCTACCAGACCTCTGACGCTTCAAAAGTCCCTTGGTCAGAGGAAGAAACGTTCAGCCTCATTGACATATGGGGCAAAGACAGCGTCCAACGGAGTCTAAAAGACTGCGCCCGCAATCGACACATATTCAACCTCATCTCCAAGAAGATGTTCGAGAGAGGCTTTACCAGAACAGCAGAGCAGTGTCACACCAGGATAAAACGCTTGAAAATGAGCTTTCGACAATGCCATGAAAACAC taTGAAAGGAGAGAAACCAGAATGGAAGTTCTATAATGTTCTGGAGAAAATTCTGTGCTGTAAAGGATCTACAGAACAGGAAGACACTGTTACTGACATCAGCATTCCAGAAGAGTCCTCAGGACAGCAGGCAGAAGATGACACTGATTGGGATGTTCTTGGTCATGTCGGACTAGAGG GCACCAGGAATATCCCATGGACAGACCAGGAAACGCAAACCCTCATCAGGATCTGGGGAGAGGACAAAACCCAGCGAGAGCTGAGAGGGGTTCTCCAGAACGGACACATCTTTGCCATGATCTCAAAAAAGATGGCCGCTCACGGCTACATCCGAACAGCTGAGCAGTGTCAGAGTCGAGTCAAAAGACTGAAGCTTTGCTTCAAACAGTCTTACGAGAGTAAACA CATTGAAGGCAAAGAGCCAGTTGAATTTAAATTCTATAAACAGATGGAGAGAATTATGGCTAATGAAGAACCATGCTCATCACAGATCAAAGAGGAGGAGTCAACGGACATTGAATATCAGGTGTACAAGTACCAAGAAATAG AAACAGCAATGAACTGCATGGACGATAGAAAGAAGGTCGCCTGGTCCGATGCCGAGACACTGATTCTCCTCCAGTTATGGGGCAATGAACAAGTCCAGCAGAACCTTCAACGTTGCCCTCACAATGGCCACATCTACTCAGAGATCTCGGAGAAACTGAATGCCCATGGATACCTGCGCTCCGCTGAGCAATGCCACACCAGAATCAAACGACTCAAAATCAGCTACAGGCAGTGCAGGGACAGCATGAG TTCACCTGAAGCTGAACGTGTAGAATTCAAGTTCTATGATCTGATGGAAGATATTTTTCAAAGGAATGATTCTTCTAAAGGGTCAGGAGATAACGAAGCCATCAAATCGG AATCTCAGGACACCTGCAACAGtgtggaccagacaacatcctgGTCAGACTCTGAAACTGTAGCTCTAATAGATGTTTGGGCAGAAAATGAGGTGCAGGAAGCACTGAGAGGATCCGTCCATAACATACACGTGTTTAATGATATAGCAAAGAAACTGAACAATCAGGGATTCTTCAAAACACCAGAGCAATGCAGATGGAAGATCAAGAACCTGACAAAGAATTTCCGACAGTGTTATGAAAGGAAAAA ATGTGGCATAGAGAAAGTAGATTGCAAGTACTATGATAAACTGGAGCAGGTTCTGGGTGATGAGGCCTTTTCCATGGATGTCTATGATGAAGATGATCAAGATGCAG AATACCAGCAGGCAGCCATGGTAGCCGTATCTGAGTCCGGCAGGAAGATGACCTGGTCAGACCGGGAGACGCAGGCCCTGCTGGACATCTGGGGTGATGACCGTGTGCAGCACAGCCTCATGTCCTGCCCAAAAAACAGGCACATATACAGATATATTTCAAAGAGAATGATGGCACTGGGTTTCAACCGAACAGGCGTGCAGTGCCACTCTCGTGTGAAGAGACTCAAGTCCCAGTTTTACTATGATGG cagggaGGAGTGTAAATTCTATGATCAGCTGGAACGGATTATTTTAAAGGACAGAACATCTGAAAGCCAGGACATCAGTGAGCTGGAATCCATAACGGATTCTGATTCAG ACTCCCTTGCGCTCTCCAAATCTCTCACTGCGGACGGACCAAAGCTGGCATGGGGTGACAGTGAGACGCACACTCTTATATCCATCTGGGGGAGTGATGCCATCCAGGAGAGGCTGAAAGGCTGCGTCAAACGCAAACCTGTATTCCAGCAGATCGCACAGGTCATGGCTGAGAAGGGCTACAGCAGAACAGATGAACAGTGTCGCTCCAGGATCAAAAGACTGAAGGCCAGTTACCGCCAGTGCCTTGACAATTACAG AAATGAAGGGGAGCAGGTGGAGTGGAAGTTCTTcaaacagctaaataaaatatttgagaaataCCCTCTTGATGACGCCGAAACCACCACGGCTCAGGAGCCAGAGGCAGTTGGGAGAAAAAACCCTAACAGGTCTGCAAAAGCAAAGAGCCCAG TCTGA
- the zgc:113263 gene encoding uncharacterized protein zgc:113263 isoform X2, translated as MEALWTKKIEDPLSLMSFTIPPSRLLSAAMWQVTEQRQVKHYGMLEEFVTMVTESVPDLLNYNQRTQLILGLRARRLLELCRGKRQVNLEDIQPYLDRIRAPRVNEVVREDMEESEACFLDLIRTLISNPEEREHFFQNIFPEEYGPKFDKNLKTLMETFLLQFDRMMSVPDLSQTVSWLRTSPSLLEECLHSIFVPKQMKTLLEHHRANGSLQDSESLHSAHNSCTFSSQSLPPLVRVVISSDHTESGDPSESGADVDAQDKDDCHTSKTLSDPDTSCCTAKKRKFKVETEEREDEEDDDDQNWPITGAGYREKMNSYVDSFLGEELNQTHTKKTSKKSSKKKRDDSTDVSREFTFINHLGAYTEESSYQTSDASKVPWSEEETFSLIDIWGKDSVQRSLKDCARNRHIFNLISKKMFERGFTRTAEQCHTRIKRLKMSFRQCHENTMKGEKPEWKFYNVLEKILCCKGSTEQEDTVTDISIPEESSGQQAEDDTDWDVLGHVGLEGTRNIPWTDQETQTLIRIWGEDKTQRELRGVLQNGHIFAMISKKMAAHGYIRTAEQCQSRVKRLKLCFKQSYESKHIEGKEPVEFKFYKQMERIMANEEPCSSQIKEEESTDIEYQVYKYQEIETAMNCMDDRKKVAWSDAETLILLQLWGNEQVQQNLQRCPHNGHIYSEISEKLNAHGYLRSAEQCHTRIKRLKISYRQCRDSMSSPEAERVEFKFYDLMEDIFQRNDSSKGSGDNEAIKSESQDTCNSVDQTTSWSDSETVALIDVWAENEVQEALRGSVHNIHVFNDIAKKLNNQGFFKTPEQCRWKIKNLTKNFRQCYERKKCGIEKVDCKYYDKLEQVLGDEAFSMDVYDEDDQDAEYQQAAMVAVSESGRKMTWSDRETQALLDIWGDDRVQHSLMSCPKNRHIYRYISKRMMALGFNRTGVQCHSRVKRLKSQFYYDGREECKFYDQLERIILKDRTSESQDISELESITDSDSDSLALSKSLTADGPKLAWGDSETHTLISIWGSDAIQERLKGCVKRKPVFQQIAQVMAEKGYSRTDEQCRSRIKRLKK; from the exons ATGGAAGCGCTTTGGACCAAGAAAATCGAAG ACCCTCTTTCTTTGATGAGTTTCACCATTCCACCGTCGAGGTTACTGTCTGCAGCCATGTGGCAGGTGACTGAACAGAGACAGGTGAAGCACTATGGGATGCTGGAGGAGTTTGTAACCATGGTGACAGAGAGTGTGCCAGATCTTCTGAATTACAATCAAAGAACCCAGCTGATACTTGGTTTAAGAGCAAGG CGTCTTCTGGAGTTGTGTCGTGGTAAACGTCAGGTTAATCTGGAGGACATTCAGCCTTACCTGGATCGAATCCGTGCTCCTCGTGTCAATGAG GTGGTTCGTGAAGACATGGAGGAATCTGAGGCCTGTTTCTTAGACCTCATTCGGACCCTTATTAGCAACCCTGAAGAGAGAGAGCATTTCTTTCAG AACATTTTCCCAGAGGAATATGGCCCCAAGTTTGACAAAAACCTAAAGACACTTATGGAAACCTTCCTCTTGCAGTTTGATCGGATGATGTCAGTCCCAGACCTTTCACAG ACAGTCTCTTGGCTCAGGACCAGCCCGTCTCTTCTGGAGGAATGTCTTCATTCAATTTTTGTCCCAAAGCAGATGAAGACCCTGCTTGAACATCACAGAGCTAATGGAAGTCTTCAGGACAGTG AGTCTCTTCACTCTGCTCATAACAGCTGTACATTTTCATCTCAGTCTCTCCCTCCGCTGGTTCGAGTCGTCATTTCCAGCGATCACACAGAATCCGGCGACCCGTCTGAATCAGGAGCCGATGTAGATGCTCAAGACAAAGATGATTGCCACACTTCTAAAACCTTGTCTGATCCCGATACGTCCTGCTGTACGGCTAAAAAGAGAAAATTCAAAGTAGAgacagaggagagagaggatgaagaggatgatgatgatcagaATTGGCCAATCACAGGTGCCGGATATAGAGAAAAGATGAACAGTTACGTTGACAGCTTTCTTGGTGAAGAGCTGAATCAGACACACACTAAAAAAACCTCTAAAAAATCCTCTAAAAAGAAAAGAGACGACAGTACAGACGTGTCCAGAGAGTTCACATTTATCAATCATTTGGGTGCATACACAG AAGAGTCTTCCTACCAGACCTCTGACGCTTCAAAAGTCCCTTGGTCAGAGGAAGAAACGTTCAGCCTCATTGACATATGGGGCAAAGACAGCGTCCAACGGAGTCTAAAAGACTGCGCCCGCAATCGACACATATTCAACCTCATCTCCAAGAAGATGTTCGAGAGAGGCTTTACCAGAACAGCAGAGCAGTGTCACACCAGGATAAAACGCTTGAAAATGAGCTTTCGACAATGCCATGAAAACAC taTGAAAGGAGAGAAACCAGAATGGAAGTTCTATAATGTTCTGGAGAAAATTCTGTGCTGTAAAGGATCTACAGAACAGGAAGACACTGTTACTGACATCAGCATTCCAGAAGAGTCCTCAGGACAGCAGGCAGAAGATGACACTGATTGGGATGTTCTTGGTCATGTCGGACTAGAGG GCACCAGGAATATCCCATGGACAGACCAGGAAACGCAAACCCTCATCAGGATCTGGGGAGAGGACAAAACCCAGCGAGAGCTGAGAGGGGTTCTCCAGAACGGACACATCTTTGCCATGATCTCAAAAAAGATGGCCGCTCACGGCTACATCCGAACAGCTGAGCAGTGTCAGAGTCGAGTCAAAAGACTGAAGCTTTGCTTCAAACAGTCTTACGAGAGTAAACA CATTGAAGGCAAAGAGCCAGTTGAATTTAAATTCTATAAACAGATGGAGAGAATTATGGCTAATGAAGAACCATGCTCATCACAGATCAAAGAGGAGGAGTCAACGGACATTGAATATCAGGTGTACAAGTACCAAGAAATAG AAACAGCAATGAACTGCATGGACGATAGAAAGAAGGTCGCCTGGTCCGATGCCGAGACACTGATTCTCCTCCAGTTATGGGGCAATGAACAAGTCCAGCAGAACCTTCAACGTTGCCCTCACAATGGCCACATCTACTCAGAGATCTCGGAGAAACTGAATGCCCATGGATACCTGCGCTCCGCTGAGCAATGCCACACCAGAATCAAACGACTCAAAATCAGCTACAGGCAGTGCAGGGACAGCATGAG TTCACCTGAAGCTGAACGTGTAGAATTCAAGTTCTATGATCTGATGGAAGATATTTTTCAAAGGAATGATTCTTCTAAAGGGTCAGGAGATAACGAAGCCATCAAATCGG AATCTCAGGACACCTGCAACAGtgtggaccagacaacatcctgGTCAGACTCTGAAACTGTAGCTCTAATAGATGTTTGGGCAGAAAATGAGGTGCAGGAAGCACTGAGAGGATCCGTCCATAACATACACGTGTTTAATGATATAGCAAAGAAACTGAACAATCAGGGATTCTTCAAAACACCAGAGCAATGCAGATGGAAGATCAAGAACCTGACAAAGAATTTCCGACAGTGTTATGAAAGGAAAAA ATGTGGCATAGAGAAAGTAGATTGCAAGTACTATGATAAACTGGAGCAGGTTCTGGGTGATGAGGCCTTTTCCATGGATGTCTATGATGAAGATGATCAAGATGCAG AATACCAGCAGGCAGCCATGGTAGCCGTATCTGAGTCCGGCAGGAAGATGACCTGGTCAGACCGGGAGACGCAGGCCCTGCTGGACATCTGGGGTGATGACCGTGTGCAGCACAGCCTCATGTCCTGCCCAAAAAACAGGCACATATACAGATATATTTCAAAGAGAATGATGGCACTGGGTTTCAACCGAACAGGCGTGCAGTGCCACTCTCGTGTGAAGAGACTCAAGTCCCAGTTTTACTATGATGG cagggaGGAGTGTAAATTCTATGATCAGCTGGAACGGATTATTTTAAAGGACAGAACATCTGAAAGCCAGGACATCAGTGAGCTGGAATCCATAACGGATTCTGATTCAG ACTCCCTTGCGCTCTCCAAATCTCTCACTGCGGACGGACCAAAGCTGGCATGGGGTGACAGTGAGACGCACACTCTTATATCCATCTGGGGGAGTGATGCCATCCAGGAGAGGCTGAAAGGCTGCGTCAAACGCAAACCTGTATTCCAGCAGATCGCACAGGTCATGGCTGAGAAGGGCTACAGCAGAACAGATGAACAGTGTCGCTCCAGGATCAAAAGACTGAAG AAATGA
- the zgc:113263 gene encoding uncharacterized protein zgc:113263 isoform X1: protein MEALWTKKIEDPLSLMSFTIPPSRLLSAAMWQVTEQRQVKHYGMLEEFVTMVTESVPDLLNYNQRTQLILGLRARRLLELCRGKRQVNLEDIQPYLDRIRAPRVNEVVREDMEESEACFLDLIRTLISNPEEREHFFQNIFPEEYGPKFDKNLKTLMETFLLQFDRMMSVPDLSQTVSWLRTSPSLLEECLHSIFVPKQMKTLLEHHRANGSLQDSESLHSAHNSCTFSSQSLPPLVRVVISSDHTESGDPSESGADVDAQDKDDCHTSKTLSDPDTSCCTAKKRKFKVETEEREDEEDDDDQNWPITGAGYREKMNSYVDSFLGEELNQTHTKKTSKKSSKKKRDDSTDVSREFTFINHLGAYTEESSYQTSDASKVPWSEEETFSLIDIWGKDSVQRSLKDCARNRHIFNLISKKMFERGFTRTAEQCHTRIKRLKMSFRQCHENTMKGEKPEWKFYNVLEKILCCKGSTEQEDTVTDISIPEESSGQQAEDDTDWDVLGHVGLEGTRNIPWTDQETQTLIRIWGEDKTQRELRGVLQNGHIFAMISKKMAAHGYIRTAEQCQSRVKRLKLCFKQSYESKHIEGKEPVEFKFYKQMERIMANEEPCSSQIKEEESTDIEYQVYKYQEIETAMNCMDDRKKVAWSDAETLILLQLWGNEQVQQNLQRCPHNGHIYSEISEKLNAHGYLRSAEQCHTRIKRLKISYRQCRDSMSSPEAERVEFKFYDLMEDIFQRNDSSKGSGDNEAIKSESQDTCNSVDQTTSWSDSETVALIDVWAENEVQEALRGSVHNIHVFNDIAKKLNNQGFFKTPEQCRWKIKNLTKNFRQCYERKKCGIEKVDCKYYDKLEQVLGDEAFSMDVYDEDDQDAEYQQAAMVAVSESGRKMTWSDRETQALLDIWGDDRVQHSLMSCPKNRHIYRYISKRMMALGFNRTGVQCHSRVKRLKSQFYYDGREECKFYDQLERIILKDRTSESQDISELESITDSDSDSLALSKSLTADGPKLAWGDSETHTLISIWGSDAIQERLKGCVKRKPVFQQIAQVMAEKGYSRTDEQCRSRIKRLKASYRQCLDNYRNEGEQVEWKFFKQLNKIFEKYPLDDAETTTAQEPEAVGRKNPNRSAKAKSPV, encoded by the exons ATGGAAGCGCTTTGGACCAAGAAAATCGAAG ACCCTCTTTCTTTGATGAGTTTCACCATTCCACCGTCGAGGTTACTGTCTGCAGCCATGTGGCAGGTGACTGAACAGAGACAGGTGAAGCACTATGGGATGCTGGAGGAGTTTGTAACCATGGTGACAGAGAGTGTGCCAGATCTTCTGAATTACAATCAAAGAACCCAGCTGATACTTGGTTTAAGAGCAAGG CGTCTTCTGGAGTTGTGTCGTGGTAAACGTCAGGTTAATCTGGAGGACATTCAGCCTTACCTGGATCGAATCCGTGCTCCTCGTGTCAATGAG GTGGTTCGTGAAGACATGGAGGAATCTGAGGCCTGTTTCTTAGACCTCATTCGGACCCTTATTAGCAACCCTGAAGAGAGAGAGCATTTCTTTCAG AACATTTTCCCAGAGGAATATGGCCCCAAGTTTGACAAAAACCTAAAGACACTTATGGAAACCTTCCTCTTGCAGTTTGATCGGATGATGTCAGTCCCAGACCTTTCACAG ACAGTCTCTTGGCTCAGGACCAGCCCGTCTCTTCTGGAGGAATGTCTTCATTCAATTTTTGTCCCAAAGCAGATGAAGACCCTGCTTGAACATCACAGAGCTAATGGAAGTCTTCAGGACAGTG AGTCTCTTCACTCTGCTCATAACAGCTGTACATTTTCATCTCAGTCTCTCCCTCCGCTGGTTCGAGTCGTCATTTCCAGCGATCACACAGAATCCGGCGACCCGTCTGAATCAGGAGCCGATGTAGATGCTCAAGACAAAGATGATTGCCACACTTCTAAAACCTTGTCTGATCCCGATACGTCCTGCTGTACGGCTAAAAAGAGAAAATTCAAAGTAGAgacagaggagagagaggatgaagaggatgatgatgatcagaATTGGCCAATCACAGGTGCCGGATATAGAGAAAAGATGAACAGTTACGTTGACAGCTTTCTTGGTGAAGAGCTGAATCAGACACACACTAAAAAAACCTCTAAAAAATCCTCTAAAAAGAAAAGAGACGACAGTACAGACGTGTCCAGAGAGTTCACATTTATCAATCATTTGGGTGCATACACAG AAGAGTCTTCCTACCAGACCTCTGACGCTTCAAAAGTCCCTTGGTCAGAGGAAGAAACGTTCAGCCTCATTGACATATGGGGCAAAGACAGCGTCCAACGGAGTCTAAAAGACTGCGCCCGCAATCGACACATATTCAACCTCATCTCCAAGAAGATGTTCGAGAGAGGCTTTACCAGAACAGCAGAGCAGTGTCACACCAGGATAAAACGCTTGAAAATGAGCTTTCGACAATGCCATGAAAACAC taTGAAAGGAGAGAAACCAGAATGGAAGTTCTATAATGTTCTGGAGAAAATTCTGTGCTGTAAAGGATCTACAGAACAGGAAGACACTGTTACTGACATCAGCATTCCAGAAGAGTCCTCAGGACAGCAGGCAGAAGATGACACTGATTGGGATGTTCTTGGTCATGTCGGACTAGAGG GCACCAGGAATATCCCATGGACAGACCAGGAAACGCAAACCCTCATCAGGATCTGGGGAGAGGACAAAACCCAGCGAGAGCTGAGAGGGGTTCTCCAGAACGGACACATCTTTGCCATGATCTCAAAAAAGATGGCCGCTCACGGCTACATCCGAACAGCTGAGCAGTGTCAGAGTCGAGTCAAAAGACTGAAGCTTTGCTTCAAACAGTCTTACGAGAGTAAACA CATTGAAGGCAAAGAGCCAGTTGAATTTAAATTCTATAAACAGATGGAGAGAATTATGGCTAATGAAGAACCATGCTCATCACAGATCAAAGAGGAGGAGTCAACGGACATTGAATATCAGGTGTACAAGTACCAAGAAATAG AAACAGCAATGAACTGCATGGACGATAGAAAGAAGGTCGCCTGGTCCGATGCCGAGACACTGATTCTCCTCCAGTTATGGGGCAATGAACAAGTCCAGCAGAACCTTCAACGTTGCCCTCACAATGGCCACATCTACTCAGAGATCTCGGAGAAACTGAATGCCCATGGATACCTGCGCTCCGCTGAGCAATGCCACACCAGAATCAAACGACTCAAAATCAGCTACAGGCAGTGCAGGGACAGCATGAG TTCACCTGAAGCTGAACGTGTAGAATTCAAGTTCTATGATCTGATGGAAGATATTTTTCAAAGGAATGATTCTTCTAAAGGGTCAGGAGATAACGAAGCCATCAAATCGG AATCTCAGGACACCTGCAACAGtgtggaccagacaacatcctgGTCAGACTCTGAAACTGTAGCTCTAATAGATGTTTGGGCAGAAAATGAGGTGCAGGAAGCACTGAGAGGATCCGTCCATAACATACACGTGTTTAATGATATAGCAAAGAAACTGAACAATCAGGGATTCTTCAAAACACCAGAGCAATGCAGATGGAAGATCAAGAACCTGACAAAGAATTTCCGACAGTGTTATGAAAGGAAAAA ATGTGGCATAGAGAAAGTAGATTGCAAGTACTATGATAAACTGGAGCAGGTTCTGGGTGATGAGGCCTTTTCCATGGATGTCTATGATGAAGATGATCAAGATGCAG AATACCAGCAGGCAGCCATGGTAGCCGTATCTGAGTCCGGCAGGAAGATGACCTGGTCAGACCGGGAGACGCAGGCCCTGCTGGACATCTGGGGTGATGACCGTGTGCAGCACAGCCTCATGTCCTGCCCAAAAAACAGGCACATATACAGATATATTTCAAAGAGAATGATGGCACTGGGTTTCAACCGAACAGGCGTGCAGTGCCACTCTCGTGTGAAGAGACTCAAGTCCCAGTTTTACTATGATGG cagggaGGAGTGTAAATTCTATGATCAGCTGGAACGGATTATTTTAAAGGACAGAACATCTGAAAGCCAGGACATCAGTGAGCTGGAATCCATAACGGATTCTGATTCAG ACTCCCTTGCGCTCTCCAAATCTCTCACTGCGGACGGACCAAAGCTGGCATGGGGTGACAGTGAGACGCACACTCTTATATCCATCTGGGGGAGTGATGCCATCCAGGAGAGGCTGAAAGGCTGCGTCAAACGCAAACCTGTATTCCAGCAGATCGCACAGGTCATGGCTGAGAAGGGCTACAGCAGAACAGATGAACAGTGTCGCTCCAGGATCAAAAGACTGAAGGCCAGTTACCGCCAGTGCCTTGACAATTACAG AAATGAAGGGGAGCAGGTGGAGTGGAAGTTCTTcaaacagctaaataaaatatttgagaaataCCCTCTTGATGACGCCGAAACCACCACGGCTCAGGAGCCAGAGGCAGTTGGGAGAAAAAACCCTAACAGGTCTGCAAAAGCAAAGAGCCCAG TCTGA